A region of Trypanosoma brucei brucei TREU927 chromosome 1, complete sequence DNA encodes the following proteins:
- a CDS encoding hypothetical protein, unlikely (unlikely gene predicted by glimmer), producing MKCFERYKKDKKRKEKEKKKENNNNNIIKRRKEKKKQIKQIKGEMRECSLYPCVGLQEVPAVMHM from the coding sequence ATGAAGTGTTTTGAAAGATACAAGAaagacaagaaaagaaaagagaaggaaaagaaaaaagaaaacaacaacaacaacattattaaaagaagaaaagaaaagaagaagcaaataaaacaaataaaaggggaaatgagGGAGTGTTCTCTCTATCCCTGCGTGGGACTGCAGGAGGTTCCAGCAGTTATGCACATGTAG
- a CDS encoding chaperone protein DNAJ, putative — translation MAHISVTDTHFRVLGIPRGCDETALRKAFRQKALDLHPDRNPNGADEFKKVNEAYEALQQHFRRNGGRDVLPHAPPSNAGTGFQYARQAREPPCHFTEEELFGCSPGGFSHERRGYGAKCYARFGGRRWQASGNSGDNNVGGGIDLDGGSMPFGGFPVGSKEEHQRVDERWRQAHGRRVPVSGYSYARGGAASCHARSHPFSHNHNQQQQQQQQRPPQSSSPPFNGASGSPMTEPKPNGGEKARGTGEGSSSAGGGAAGSNDKSYTHASSSPPSYDGSYTQQPNEKRMSSDELYREWERLMREFDSKTSATGGAFRDPCEWEWDNSDTSVVSDGEDSQDTDDDDNDDDDGEENYVVNKKKHPASSSSRRARTCSSRFSERNRLNETHMRSIIEEKIQLKKILFTQRYTPDPADVALMSDNEVYVLCEVLRDVEQRMQKVLVGRLTKGLCSRCMKAPKMQGSKLFTCGHASVCSECACTCAVCPICAATSRR, via the coding sequence ATGGCTCATATATCCGTTACTGACACCCATTTCCGTGTCCTGGGAATTCCACGTGGTTGTGATGAGACGGCGCTGCGCAAAGCCTTCCGACAGAAGGCCCTCGATCTTCACCCCGATAGGAACCCAAATGGCGCGGATGAGTTTAAGAAAGTAAATGAAGCGTACGAGGCCTTGCAGCAGCATTTCCGTCGTAATGGAGGCCGTGATGTGTTACCTCATGCACCACCCTCCAATGCAGGCACCGGCTTTCAATACGCCCGACAGGCGCGGGAACCGCCGTGCCACTTCACAGAGGAGGAACTGTTTGGATGTTCCCCCGGTGGTTTCTCCCATGAGCGTCGGGGTTACGGGGCGAAATGTTATGCGCGGTTTGGTGGAAGACGGTGGCAAGCCAGCGGCAACAGCGGTGATAACAACGTCGGTGGTGGTATCGATTTAGACGGCGGCTCCATGCCTTTTGGGGGTTTTCCTGTTGGATCAAAGGAGGAGCATCAACGCGTGGATGAGCGTTGGCGTCAAGCCCATGGCAGGCGAGTACCTGTCAGCGGTTATTCTTACGCCCGTGGTGGTGCTGCCTCATGCCACGCGAGGTCTCACCCATTTTCTCATAATCataatcaacaacagcaacaacaacaacagcggccACCACAATCCTCTTCACCTCCATTTAATGGTGCAAGTGGAAGTCCAATGACAGAACCCAAACCAAATGGAGGTGAGAAAGCGAGAGGAACAGGGGAgggaagcagcagcgctggtggtggtgccgcaGGCAGCAATGACAAAAGTTACACTCATGCAAGCAGCAGCCCTCCTTCTTATGACGGGTCTTATACTCAACAACCTAATGAGAAGAGGATGAGCAGCGATGAGTTGTATCGGGAATGGGAGCGACTCATGCGAGAATTTGATAGCAAAACATCCGCAACAGGTGGAGCATTCCGCGACCCATGTGAATGGGAATGGGACAACAGCGATACTAGCGTCGTCAGTGATGGTGAAGATAGTCAAGACacggatgatgatgataatgatgatgatgatggtgaggagAATTATGTTGTtaacaagaagaaacacCCCGCTTCTTCAAGTAGCCGCCGGGCGAGGACGTGCTCTAGTCGCTTTAGTGAGCGTAACAGGTTGAATGAAACCCACATGCGTAGTATCATTGAGGAGAAGATTCAGTTAAAAAAGATACTTTTCACCCAACGTTACACTCCGGACCCTGCGGATGTGGCGCTAATGAGCGATAATGAAGTTTATGTATTATGCGAGGTGCTTCGTGATGTGGAGCAGCGTATGCAAAAGGTGCTTGTAGGTCGCCTGACTAAAGGTCTTTGTAGCCGCTGCATGAAGGCTCCGAAGATGCAGGGCTCAAAATTATTCACTTGTGGTCACGCATCCGTTTGTTCTGAGTGCGCATGCACGTGCGCGGTATGCCCCATTTGTGCGGCTACGAGTCGTCGTTAA
- a CDS encoding hypothetical protein, unlikely (unlikely gene predicted by glimmer) has protein sequence MGAGEKKRKRGENKNKIKIKYKEVWRITIFGVYEHKGVNSHREMRVRVNVKINK, from the coding sequence atgggagcaggagaaaaaaaaaggaagagaggagaaaataaaaataaaataaaaataaaatacaagGAGGTTTGGAGGATTACGATATTTGGAGTTTATGAACATAAGGGGGTAAATAGTCACCGTGAGATGAGAGTGAGGGTAAACGtgaagataaataaataa